The Halorhabdus sp. BNX81 genome includes a region encoding these proteins:
- a CDS encoding helix-turn-helix domain-containing protein: MVNLCDLGLSSYEDQAYRTMLGHGPVSAMDLAQASDVPEGRIYDVLDSLETRGLVRCQTHSRPKQYLAVEPEAAIDRLVETRSRELREEINRYEVVGNRLIDELSADGSVSEQFLTTAIGVEDATELLLERIAVADEQVVMVADIFTSEFDVAEMGPDILDHIADAIERGVDVSMLVPHRLVDAVPGGFIDRIEREPFTDDGFAVRTTDQLYGAFFLLDHVELCFDVVNPMERDAMIGLINVKDPSFALELESQFRKHWEEATRYEPGL, encoded by the coding sequence ATGGTTAACCTGTGTGACCTTGGATTGTCGAGCTACGAGGACCAGGCATACCGGACCATGCTGGGTCACGGCCCGGTCTCGGCGATGGACCTCGCCCAGGCGAGCGATGTCCCGGAGGGGCGAATCTACGACGTCCTCGATAGCCTGGAGACCCGGGGGCTGGTTCGCTGCCAGACTCACAGCCGACCGAAGCAGTATCTCGCGGTCGAACCGGAAGCGGCGATCGATCGACTCGTCGAAACCCGTTCCAGAGAACTGCGCGAGGAGATCAATCGCTACGAAGTCGTGGGTAATCGACTCATCGACGAGCTCTCCGCGGACGGATCCGTGTCCGAACAGTTTCTGACGACGGCGATCGGCGTCGAGGACGCAACCGAGTTGTTACTCGAACGCATCGCCGTCGCCGACGAGCAGGTGGTGATGGTCGCGGACATCTTCACATCGGAGTTCGACGTCGCCGAGATGGGGCCGGACATCCTCGATCACATCGCCGACGCCATCGAACGCGGCGTCGACGTCTCGATGCTGGTTCCCCATCGGCTGGTCGACGCCGTACCGGGCGGATTTATCGACCGAATCGAACGCGAACCGTTCACCGACGACGGCTTCGCCGTGCGGACGACCGACCAGCTGTATGGGGCGTTCTTTCTTCTCGACCACGTCGAGCTGTGTTTCGATGTCGTGAACCCGATGGAACGTGACGCGATGATCGGACTGATCAACGTCAAAGACCCATCGTTCGCACTCGAACTGGAGTCACAGTTCCGAAAACACTGGGAAGAAGCTACTCGGTACGAACCCGGACTGTAA
- a CDS encoding response regulator transcription factor encodes MSGSEPPVVLIVEDEPDVAETYNLWLQDEYEVRMAESGSEALECLDDSVDVVLLDRMMPGLSGDEVLERIRESDSNCRVAMVTAVEPDFDILEMGFDSYLTKPIRSNELHETVSNLLERSTYDDLLQEYYSLVEKQATLEATKSHAELAESEEYQQLSSRVDALNDDLSDTLGGVEDDEDFIATLRELSNGDEH; translated from the coding sequence ATGTCAGGGTCCGAACCACCAGTCGTCCTCATTGTTGAAGACGAGCCGGACGTCGCCGAGACGTACAATCTCTGGTTACAGGACGAGTACGAGGTTCGTATGGCCGAAAGCGGGTCCGAAGCCCTCGAGTGTCTCGACGACAGTGTCGACGTGGTGTTGCTCGACCGCATGATGCCGGGGTTGTCGGGCGACGAGGTACTCGAACGGATCCGGGAGAGCGACAGTAACTGTCGCGTCGCGATGGTGACTGCCGTCGAACCCGACTTCGATATCCTCGAGATGGGATTCGACTCGTATCTAACCAAACCGATCCGGAGTAACGAACTCCACGAGACGGTGTCAAATCTGCTGGAACGGTCGACCTATGACGATCTACTACAGGAGTACTACTCGCTGGTCGAAAAGCAAGCGACGCTAGAAGCGACAAAGAGCCACGCCGAACTCGCCGAAAGTGAGGAATATCAGCAACTGTCTTCGCGTGTCGACGCTCTCAACGATGACCTCTCGGACACGCTGGGCGGCGTCGAAGACGACGAGGACTTCATCGCAACGCTTCGGGAGTTGAGCAATGGCGACGAACACTGA
- a CDS encoding MBL fold metallo-hydrolase → MIRNLATGVDGFTSNVFLVTGDRDVLVDVGNDFDVVARVREHVEDLDAVVLTHTHPDHVGNLGTVTDAFDVTVEGYDVDAPGVEQAIEDGDDIVMGEHTYTALHTPGHKDDHLCLYAAEPAILFAGDLVFSNGGFGRTDLEEGDRSVLVESIQRVLETVGDDLDVMYAGHGRSVQTDPYRNIELAAQAARF, encoded by the coding sequence ATGATCCGGAATCTGGCGACTGGCGTCGATGGCTTCACCAGCAACGTGTTTCTCGTGACCGGCGACCGAGATGTCCTCGTCGACGTCGGCAACGACTTCGATGTCGTGGCTCGCGTCCGTGAACACGTCGAGGACCTCGACGCCGTCGTCCTGACTCACACCCATCCCGACCACGTCGGTAACCTCGGGACAGTCACGGATGCCTTCGACGTCACTGTCGAAGGATACGACGTCGACGCGCCCGGCGTCGAACAAGCCATCGAAGACGGCGACGACATCGTCATGGGCGAGCACACTTACACGGCCCTACACACGCCCGGCCACAAAGACGACCACCTCTGTCTGTACGCGGCTGAACCAGCCATTCTCTTTGCAGGCGATCTGGTCTTTTCGAACGGCGGCTTCGGCCGGACGGATCTCGAAGAAGGCGATCGATCCGTCCTCGTCGAAAGTATCCAGCGTGTTTTAGAGACGGTCGGCGATGATCTTGACGTAATGTACGCCGGCCACGGCCGGAGCGTCCAGACTGACCCGTACCGCAACATCGAACTCGCCGCCCAGGCCGCCAGGTTCTGA
- a CDS encoding ATPase → MNLLVAGADRVDAGKTTFSTGLLEHTGAVGFKPRAGNDYWFDHDDYHRAVGDGRLYGKDARRLATASPGERSAESLNPIHRLWRPEPSGGSGLLGQSDREFLVDRIGDRYVVNGTVELPESARENLPLSAAVAVDSLQEFNGVMQRHHLPALESIRETIESADRAVVESYGNIARPLSDLRPDAVAVVEPRRARIYPGSRYEKACRVASGSAKEGQLEERVSAVTDLTDPVASVTLPALGADQRQDPVVVAEAYEHAYDALLATAFE, encoded by the coding sequence ATGAACCTGCTCGTCGCCGGGGCCGACCGCGTCGACGCGGGCAAGACCACGTTCTCGACTGGGTTGCTCGAACATACTGGAGCGGTGGGGTTCAAACCGCGCGCGGGGAACGACTACTGGTTCGACCACGACGACTATCACCGGGCCGTCGGAGACGGACGACTCTATGGCAAGGACGCCAGACGACTTGCCACGGCGAGCCCAGGCGAGCGCTCGGCCGAATCACTGAACCCGATCCATCGCCTCTGGCGGCCGGAACCGAGCGGTGGGTCTGGCTTGCTTGGCCAGTCCGATCGGGAGTTTCTGGTCGATCGGATCGGTGATCGCTACGTCGTCAACGGGACCGTCGAGCTGCCGGAGTCTGCACGCGAGAATTTGCCGCTTTCGGCGGCTGTCGCCGTCGACTCGCTGCAGGAATTCAACGGCGTGATGCAGCGCCATCATCTCCCGGCGTTGGAATCGATTCGCGAGACGATCGAATCGGCCGATCGAGCCGTCGTCGAATCCTACGGCAACATCGCCCGGCCGCTGTCGGATCTCCGGCCGGATGCCGTCGCGGTCGTCGAACCACGCCGCGCTCGGATCTATCCGGGAAGCCGATACGAGAAGGCCTGTCGCGTGGCTTCAGGGTCAGCGAAGGAAGGCCAACTCGAAGAGCGGGTGTCCGCGGTGACTGACCTTACCGATCCGGTCGCTTCCGTGACGTTGCCGGCCCTTGGGGCTGACCAGCGACAGGACCCGGTTGTGGTCGCCGAAGCGTACGAACACGCCTACGATGCGTTGCTGGCTACAGCTTTCGAGTGA
- a CDS encoding DUF5827 family protein produces MPRPRADFDDLRPLEFRDPEEVLAADRMYTIYEIARLLQGVDPDAELDVETENVLLDWAIPWVLNHADAFVFAEPSGDTEPGYYGLAADA; encoded by the coding sequence ATGCCACGACCGAGAGCTGACTTCGATGACCTGCGGCCCCTGGAGTTTCGTGACCCCGAGGAGGTTCTTGCGGCCGATAGGATGTACACGATCTACGAGATTGCGCGCTTGTTACAGGGCGTCGATCCTGACGCGGAACTCGACGTCGAGACCGAGAACGTCCTGCTGGACTGGGCGATCCCCTGGGTGTTGAACCACGCCGATGCGTTCGTCTTTGCCGAGCCATCGGGCGATACCGAACCGGGCTATTACGGACTCGCCGCCGACGCATGA
- a CDS encoding histidine kinase N-terminal 7TM domain-containing protein, translated as MDSWLAVYQAGLLVAIVVSIVAAKLAWRHRDERGGMPLTVVLAAEIGWAVAILVTTVFPGTSIALAANKALLAGVVVLVPALVVFALEYTGRESLVTRRLLGALSVEPVVFMALVWTNEAHGLVWKTLRIDGTGPRGLETVNGPLFGVHTAYSYLLLSVAVLLIVVFALRSRYFYQRQIAAIVLATLVPWAANAVSLALGLEYDLTPIAFTVTGVAFTWAVAREEFLDITPIATEVVFDRIDTAVVVVDTAGRVVDINESARELLGVSDIVGESIDECLGAVPDAVSVYESITDEHEPNTQDLTVGDRAVRMESSPLVDRRDEVVGYALIMVDLTEEREREATLTRRNEQLDRFVGVVSHDLRNPLQVAAGRLEHARREGKPEQFAAVERAHSRMERLIEDLLTLARQNEDLDPEQVELEVVAKSAWSYVETGAATLELDVEGVTVEADPDRMSQLFENLFRNSIEHGGEDVTVIVEGLPARRGFAVTDDGPGFDKADPEKVFEDGYTTTRDGTGFGLSIVAEIATQHGWAVSAIDVEDGARIEVLTGEATA; from the coding sequence ATGGACTCGTGGTTGGCCGTCTATCAGGCAGGACTCCTGGTCGCGATTGTCGTGTCGATCGTGGCGGCCAAGCTCGCGTGGCGACATCGCGACGAGCGTGGCGGGATGCCACTCACGGTTGTCCTCGCGGCGGAGATCGGGTGGGCCGTGGCTATTCTCGTCACGACTGTCTTTCCGGGGACGTCAATTGCGCTTGCGGCCAACAAGGCACTTCTGGCTGGCGTCGTCGTTCTGGTACCCGCACTGGTGGTGTTTGCCCTGGAGTACACCGGCCGCGAGTCGCTGGTCACCCGCCGGCTCCTCGGCGCGTTGTCTGTCGAGCCTGTGGTCTTCATGGCACTCGTCTGGACCAACGAAGCCCATGGGCTGGTCTGGAAGACGCTTCGCATCGACGGGACGGGGCCACGGGGGCTCGAAACGGTCAACGGCCCGCTGTTCGGCGTCCACACCGCCTATTCCTATCTCCTGCTGTCGGTCGCCGTGTTGCTGATCGTCGTGTTTGCGCTCCGATCACGATATTTTTACCAGCGACAGATCGCGGCCATCGTGCTCGCGACCCTCGTCCCCTGGGCGGCCAACGCCGTGTCACTGGCACTCGGACTGGAGTATGACCTCACGCCCATCGCTTTTACCGTCACCGGAGTCGCGTTCACCTGGGCAGTCGCCCGCGAGGAATTTCTCGACATCACGCCCATCGCGACCGAAGTGGTCTTCGACCGCATCGACACCGCCGTCGTCGTCGTGGACACCGCCGGCCGCGTCGTCGATATCAACGAGAGCGCTCGGGAGTTACTCGGCGTCAGTGATATCGTCGGCGAGTCGATCGATGAGTGTCTCGGGGCCGTTCCGGACGCCGTCTCCGTCTATGAGTCGATCACCGACGAGCACGAACCCAATACGCAGGACCTCACTGTCGGTGACCGCGCCGTCAGGATGGAGAGCTCGCCGCTGGTCGACCGCCGGGATGAAGTTGTCGGCTACGCGCTCATCATGGTCGATCTAACCGAGGAACGCGAGCGTGAGGCCACGCTAACGCGGCGAAACGAACAGCTCGACCGGTTTGTCGGGGTCGTCTCCCACGACTTGCGCAACCCGCTTCAGGTGGCCGCCGGCCGGCTCGAGCACGCGCGCCGAGAAGGAAAACCGGAACAGTTCGCGGCGGTCGAGCGCGCCCACAGCCGGATGGAGCGCCTCATCGAGGATCTGCTCACGCTCGCCAGACAAAACGAGGATCTCGACCCTGAGCAGGTCGAACTCGAGGTGGTCGCGAAGTCGGCGTGGTCCTACGTCGAGACGGGGGCAGCCACCCTCGAACTTGACGTCGAAGGCGTCACAGTCGAGGCCGACCCGGACCGGATGAGCCAGTTGTTCGAGAACCTCTTTCGGAACAGCATCGAACACGGCGGCGAGGACGTGACCGTCATCGTCGAGGGCTTACCTGCCCGTCGGGGATTCGCCGTCACGGACGACGGCCCCGGATTCGACAAGGCGGATCCCGAGAAAGTCTTCGAGGACGGCTACACGACGACCCGTGACGGCACCGGATTCGGCCTCTCCATCGTCGCGGAGATCGCCACTCAGCATGGCTGGGCTGTTTCGGCTATCGATGTCGAAGATGGCGCTCGTATCGAAGTCCTGACCGGCGAAGCCACTGCCTGA
- the sod gene encoding superoxide dismutase, whose translation MSERSNPELPSLPYDYDALEPHISEQVLEWHHDTHHQGYVNGLDAAEETLAENRSSGDHGTTGGALGNVSHNGSGHYLHTLFWENMSPNGGGEPEGALLERIEEDFGSYDAWKAEFEAAAGAAGGWALLVYDPVAKQLRNLAVDKHDNGALWGSHPILALDVWEHSYYYDYGPDRGSFIDAFFEVVNWEKVAEEYQKSVDHFE comes from the coding sequence ATGTCCGAACGTTCAAACCCCGAACTGCCGTCCCTGCCGTACGATTACGATGCCCTCGAACCGCACATTTCCGAGCAAGTCCTGGAGTGGCATCACGACACCCACCATCAGGGCTACGTGAACGGACTCGACGCTGCCGAAGAGACCCTTGCCGAGAACCGCTCGTCTGGCGATCACGGCACGACCGGCGGCGCGCTGGGCAACGTCTCTCACAACGGCTCCGGTCACTACCTGCACACGCTGTTCTGGGAGAACATGTCCCCGAACGGTGGCGGCGAACCCGAGGGCGCTCTCTTAGAGCGCATCGAGGAGGACTTTGGCTCCTATGACGCCTGGAAGGCGGAGTTCGAGGCCGCTGCGGGTGCCGCCGGTGGCTGGGCGCTTTTGGTGTACGATCCCGTCGCCAAGCAACTCCGGAACCTCGCAGTCGACAAACACGACAACGGCGCGCTGTGGGGCTCGCACCCGATTCTGGCACTGGACGTCTGGGAGCACTCCTACTACTACGACTACGGGCCGGACCGCGGCAGCTTCATCGACGCCTTCTTCGAGGTCGTCAACTGGGAGAAGGTCGCCGAAGAGTACCAGAAGTCGGTCGATCACTTCGAGTAA
- a CDS encoding deoxyribodipyrimidine photo-lyase — MRIHWHRRDLRVADNRGLAGDGIETNDETVLGVFVLDPTVLEHAGPPRVAALRDAIVALRDAYRDRGSDLVIVQGDPTERLPELAGRYDAETVSWNREYSPLARNRDAAVREALDDANVRRAAVHDAVLHEPGTIRTNDGDPYQVFTYFWRKWHDREKSAALDPPESDVLADVVDETPVPTLGELGVDEPAASIPRVTPAAARERLESFCTADIYRYEDRRDYPAEDCTSRLSHHLKYGTIGIRAVYAATEAAHERADTEDDRESVAEFQSQLAWREFYTQVLWFNPSVVTENFKSYENPVEWRTDPEGLQAWKAGETGYPIVDAGMRQLRAEAYMHNRVRMIVASFLTKDLLIDWREGYDWFREMLVDHDTANNNGGWQWAASTGTDAQPYFRIFNPMTQGERYDPDAEYIREYVPELDGVPADAIHSWHELDPGTREMHAPDYPSPIVDHAARREQALTMFERARGEE, encoded by the coding sequence ATGCGCATCCACTGGCATCGGCGAGATCTTCGGGTCGCCGACAACCGCGGGCTCGCGGGCGACGGGATCGAGACGAACGATGAGACGGTACTGGGTGTGTTCGTGCTCGATCCGACAGTGCTCGAACACGCCGGTCCGCCCCGCGTGGCCGCCCTCCGTGACGCCATCGTTGCACTCCGAGACGCTTACCGTGACCGTGGGAGCGACCTCGTCATCGTCCAGGGAGATCCGACCGAACGACTGCCGGAACTTGCCGGACGGTACGACGCTGAAACGGTTTCCTGGAACCGTGAGTACAGTCCTCTCGCGCGCAACCGCGATGCTGCCGTCCGAGAAGCACTGGATGACGCGAACGTCCGGCGGGCGGCTGTTCATGACGCCGTCCTCCACGAGCCGGGGACGATCCGGACCAACGACGGCGATCCCTATCAGGTGTTCACCTACTTCTGGCGGAAATGGCACGACCGTGAGAAGTCAGCCGCCCTTGACCCGCCGGAGTCCGACGTTCTTGCCGACGTGGTCGACGAGACGCCCGTCCCGACGCTTGGGGAACTTGGCGTCGACGAGCCGGCGGCGTCGATCCCACGCGTGACCCCGGCGGCCGCTCGCGAGCGCCTCGAATCGTTCTGTACTGCGGATATCTATCGGTACGAAGACCGGCGGGACTACCCGGCCGAGGACTGCACGTCCCGCCTCTCACACCACCTCAAGTACGGGACGATCGGCATCCGCGCAGTGTATGCGGCCACCGAGGCCGCCCACGAGCGTGCTGACACTGAAGACGACCGGGAGTCGGTCGCGGAGTTCCAATCCCAGCTCGCCTGGCGGGAGTTTTACACACAGGTGCTGTGGTTCAATCCGTCGGTGGTCACTGAGAATTTCAAGTCGTACGAAAACCCGGTCGAGTGGCGAACGGATCCCGAGGGGTTGCAAGCCTGGAAGGCCGGCGAGACGGGCTATCCGATCGTCGATGCTGGAATGCGTCAACTTCGGGCGGAGGCGTACATGCACAACCGCGTCCGAATGATCGTCGCGTCGTTTCTCACGAAGGATCTCCTGATCGACTGGCGGGAGGGCTACGACTGGTTCCGGGAGATGCTGGTCGATCACGATACGGCGAACAACAACGGCGGCTGGCAGTGGGCGGCCTCGACCGGAACTGACGCCCAGCCGTATTTCCGGATCTTTAACCCGATGACTCAGGGTGAACGCTACGATCCCGACGCCGAATACATCCGGGAGTACGTCCCCGAACTCGACGGCGTGCCGGCAGATGCCATCCACTCATGGCACGAACTCGACCCCGGTACCCGCGAGATGCATGCCCCGGACTATCCGTCCCCAATCGTCGACCACGCTGCCCGTCGCGAGCAGGCACTCACGATGTTCGAGCGCGCACGTGGCGAGGAGTGA
- a CDS encoding enoyl-CoA hydratase-related protein: MRKPVEWTHTDGVATLTITAADSRNTLSPDVVTAAHDALEDASGVTCLVVRGSGETFCAGGDLEGVVAGARGELSKDAFMARLRRIDALIERLYEFPAPTIAAVDGPAFGAGGALALACDLTVASEDGSIGFGFHRLGLPVGAGVSALLPHNVGESTAAELLYTGELLDPERASDLGLFSHVFPTPEFEARLEAIIETVASGPSAAAHETGKLLTERSSPDLQTAMVAERAARRRRFGTSEHVEGATAFIDQREPAFENR; the protein is encoded by the coding sequence ATGCGCAAGCCGGTCGAATGGACTCACACGGACGGCGTGGCAACGCTGACGATCACTGCCGCCGATTCGCGGAATACCCTCTCCCCGGACGTCGTCACGGCGGCCCACGACGCACTCGAAGACGCCAGTGGGGTCACCTGTCTCGTCGTCCGGGGTTCGGGCGAGACGTTTTGTGCCGGCGGCGATCTGGAAGGGGTCGTCGCGGGCGCACGTGGGGAGCTTTCCAAGGACGCGTTCATGGCTCGCCTTCGGCGAATCGACGCGCTGATCGAGCGCCTCTATGAGTTTCCGGCACCCACGATCGCCGCTGTCGACGGCCCGGCGTTCGGGGCTGGCGGCGCACTTGCGCTCGCGTGCGATCTCACCGTCGCGAGCGAAGACGGGTCGATCGGTTTTGGCTTCCACCGCCTCGGGTTGCCTGTCGGAGCCGGCGTCTCGGCACTTCTCCCGCACAACGTTGGCGAATCGACCGCTGCAGAACTGCTCTATACCGGCGAACTGCTCGACCCCGAACGCGCGAGCGATCTCGGGTTGTTCAGCCACGTGTTTCCGACGCCCGAGTTCGAAGCCCGTCTCGAAGCGATTATCGAAACGGTGGCATCCGGCCCGTCCGCAGCGGCTCACGAAACTGGCAAGTTACTTACAGAAAGAAGCTCCCCGGACTTACAAACGGCGATGGTTGCCGAACGCGCCGCCCGGCGGCGTCGGTTCGGGACGAGCGAGCACGTCGAAGGTGCGACCGCGTTTATCGATCAGCGGGAACCGGCGTTCGAAAACAGATGA
- a CDS encoding UPF0058 family protein, whose translation MHKDELLELHEEMVTIMEYFDQQESVNSELFDPYKELDVTPADVHMSKSEHKHAVFVLGNALANAMSEDEFSDAGRVGKRMKELAEDAESKL comes from the coding sequence ATGCACAAAGACGAACTTCTCGAACTTCACGAGGAGATGGTGACGATCATGGAGTACTTCGACCAGCAGGAAAGCGTCAACAGCGAACTCTTCGATCCCTACAAGGAACTCGACGTCACGCCGGCCGACGTTCATATGTCGAAAAGCGAACATAAACACGCTGTGTTCGTCCTTGGCAATGCGCTGGCGAACGCGATGAGTGAAGACGAGTTCTCGGACGCCGGCCGTGTCGGTAAACGGATGAAGGAACTCGCTGAGGACGCCGAAAGCAAGCTCTGA
- a CDS encoding ribbon-helix-helix domain-containing protein has product MPEVEITIPDHLEMQIAQLVEEGEFLNREEAIEDLLSTGLKAYKTSGPIDDEEDPGLEEDGMMGHDDEYVF; this is encoded by the coding sequence ATGCCAGAAGTAGAGATCACAATTCCGGATCATCTGGAGATGCAGATCGCTCAGCTCGTCGAGGAGGGTGAGTTTCTCAACCGCGAGGAGGCGATCGAAGACCTCCTCTCGACCGGACTGAAGGCGTACAAAACGAGCGGCCCGATCGACGACGAGGAGGACCCGGGCCTGGAAGAAGACGGAATGATGGGACACGACGACGAATACGTGTTCTGA
- a CDS encoding aldo/keto reductase: MEYTTLGSTGMEVSKIALGCMSFGSQDDWMLDAEEGRELVERAIDLGVNFFDTANTYSSGESEEILGDVLAEYDRDEQVVATKVRFSGAKEHRNAEGLSRETIEQELDHSLDRLGMDTVDLYQIHRWDYDTPIETTLRALDDTVRRGKVRHIGASSMWAHQFQEALHVSDREGLARFETMQNLYHLTYREEEREMYPVCETEDIGVLPWSPLAAGYLTRPHDEFTATTRGEHELDYGTPYHEGPGSEEINDRVAELAADYGVTMAQIALAWHFQNDHVDAPIVGTSSIEHLEDAVEALEVDLSASDVEYLEEPYEPVEVFGHE, encoded by the coding sequence ATGGAGTACACGACACTCGGTTCGACCGGCATGGAGGTCTCAAAGATCGCGCTGGGCTGTATGAGCTTCGGGAGTCAGGACGACTGGATGCTGGATGCGGAGGAAGGGCGGGAACTCGTCGAGCGGGCGATCGACCTGGGCGTGAACTTCTTCGACACGGCAAACACCTACTCTTCGGGCGAGAGCGAGGAGATTCTCGGGGATGTACTGGCAGAGTACGATCGAGACGAGCAGGTCGTCGCGACGAAGGTCCGGTTTTCGGGCGCAAAAGAGCACCGCAACGCCGAGGGACTCTCCCGGGAGACTATCGAGCAGGAACTCGATCACAGTCTCGATCGGCTCGGCATGGACACCGTAGATCTCTATCAGATCCATCGCTGGGATTACGACACCCCGATCGAGACGACGCTGCGGGCGCTCGACGACACGGTTCGGCGTGGGAAGGTCCGTCACATCGGGGCCTCCTCGATGTGGGCCCACCAGTTCCAGGAGGCGCTGCACGTCAGCGACCGGGAAGGGTTGGCCCGCTTCGAGACGATGCAGAACCTCTATCACCTGACCTATCGCGAGGAGGAACGCGAGATGTACCCCGTCTGCGAGACGGAGGATATCGGTGTCTTACCGTGGTCACCGCTGGCGGCGGGCTATCTCACGCGCCCGCACGACGAATTTACAGCGACGACGCGTGGCGAACACGAACTCGACTACGGAACGCCCTATCACGAGGGGCCAGGGAGCGAGGAGATCAACGATCGCGTCGCGGAACTCGCCGCCGACTACGGGGTGACGATGGCCCAGATCGCGCTCGCGTGGCACTTCCAGAACGATCACGTCGACGCGCCGATCGTCGGGACCTCAAGCATCGAGCATCTCGAAGATGCCGTCGAGGCACTAGAGGTCGATCTCAGCGCCTCCGACGTTGAGTACCTCGAAGAACCCTACGAGCCGGTCGAAGTCTTCGGCCACGAGTGA